The Raphanus sativus cultivar WK10039 chromosome 2, ASM80110v3, whole genome shotgun sequence genome includes a region encoding these proteins:
- the LOC108843585 gene encoding protein BOBBER 1, which translates to MAIISEVEEETSSSSRPSILPFRATFDSSNPLGFLEKVFDFLSQQSDFLKKPSAEAEISAVVRAAKEKLTKAEKKPVEKESVKPTMAASSSSEPIEVTEKKQEPGPIAPNKGNGYDLENYSWVQTLGEVTVNIPVPSGTKARSVVCEIKKNRLKLGLKGQDPIIDGELYRSVKPDDCYWNIEDQKMISILLTKQDQMEWWKCCVKGEPEIDTQKVEPENSKLADLDPETRCTVEKMMFDQRQKQMGLPTSDELQKQDILKKFMSQHPEMDFSNAKIN; encoded by the exons ATGGCGATCATCTCCGAGGTCGAAGAGGAAACCAGCAGCAGCAGCCGGCCCTCGATCTTGCCCTTTAGGGCGACCTTCGATTCCTCGAACCCACTAGGTTTCTTGGAGAAAGTGTTCGACTTTCTTTCTCAACAGAGCGATTTCCTCAAGAAACCCTCCGCGGAGGCTGAGATCTCCGCCGTAGTTAGGGCGGCGAAGGAGAAGCTGACGAAAGCTGAGAAGAAGCCTGTGGAGAAGGAGAGTGTGAAGCCTACTATGGCTGCTTCTTCAAGCTCAGAGCCAATTGAAGTTACGGAGAAGAAACAGGAACCTGGTCCCATTG CTCCGAACAAAGGTAATGGTTATGATCTTGAGAACTACTCGTGGGTCCAGACTCTCGGGGAGGTCACAGTTAACATTCCTGTGCCTAGTGGCACTAAAGCACGGTCTGTTGTGTGTGAGATCAAGAAGAACCGTCTTAAGCTTGGTCTCAAAGGCCAGGATCCTATCATCGAT GGAGAGCTGTACCGATCTGTGAAGCCTGATGACTGCTACTGGAACATCG AGGATCAAAAGATGATATCGATTCTGTTGACAAAGCAAGATCAGATGGAGTGGTGGAAATGCTGTGTGAAAGGCGAACCTGAGATCGACACGCAGAAAGTCGAGCCAGAGAACAGTAAATTAGCTGACCTTGACCCTGAAACTCGCTGCACTGTTGAGAAAATGATG TTTGATCAAAGGCAAAAGCAGATGGGACTTCCAACGAGCGACGAGCTGCAGAAGCAAGACATCCTCAAGAAATTCATGTCTCAG CATCCAGAGATGGACTTCTCAAACGCAAAGATTAACTGA